Genomic window (Gasterosteus aculeatus chromosome 13, fGasAcu3.hap1.1, whole genome shotgun sequence):
tcagcagagagagagacagacaggtaacgtgttagcagagacagacagacatgtaacgtgttagcagagagagagagagacagacaggtaacgtgttagcagagagagacagacatgtaacgtgttagcagagagagagagagacagacaggtaacgtgttagcagagagagacagacaggtaacgtgttagcagagacagacagacatgtaacgtgttagcagagagagacagacaggtaacatgttagcagagagagacagacagataacgtgtcagcagagagagacagacaggtaacgtgttagcagagacagacagacatgtaacgtgttagcagagagagagagagacagacagattacgtgtcagcagagagagacagacaggtaacgtgtcagccgagagagagacaggtaacgtgtcagcagagagagagacagacaggtaacgtgttagcagagacagacaggtaacgtgttagcagagagagacagacaggtaacgtgttagcagagacagacagacaggtaacgtgttagcagagagagagagagacagacaggtaacgtgttagcagagagagacagacatgtaacgtgttagcagagagagagagagacagacagataacgtgtcagcagagagagacagacaggtaacgtgtcagccgagagagagacaggtaacgtgtcagcagagagagagacagacaggtaacgtgttagcagagacagacaggtaacgtgttagcagagagagacagacaggtaacgttttagcagagagagagacagacaggtaacgttttagcagagagagacagacagacaggtaacatgttagcagagagagacagacagataacgtgttagcagagacagacagacaggtaacgtgttagcagagagagagacagacaggtaacgtgttagcagagacagacagacatgtaacgtgttagcagagagagacagacatatGTGTCGACCAATCACTGCTCTAAATTGATGATGACACAGACCGCCAGCACCAGGTGAGTCAACAGGAAGTTGGACACCATGACGGCCCGGCTGGCGTGGCCTGCTGGGAAAGAATACGTATCCATGGCAACGTGGTAAAGGAACCCAGGCGGGAAGTCCCAGGGTCCTCGGCGCTTCACCAACTTCTGCACGCCGGCAATGGTCATCAGGTCAAGAGTCAGAGCTGAGTTAGAGAGACGGGTAttggggagagacagagagagagacaggtggtAAAGAGAAACAGtatagagagagacaggtaACACATctgacagacaggcagataGACGGGTGATTACCCAGCAGCAGGTTCACCAGGACCTCTTGTTCTGCCAGCGTGTCGCTCCTCCACAGGCAGACCAGCACCCCACAGAACCAGGTGAGGGCGTGTCCACTGAGGGACAGCAGGACCACCATGGACCTCATCGGAGCCCCGGACCCCAGAGTCCCCACGCAGACCCCCAGACGCTTAGACAGGCTAATGTCGATGGCCAGCAGGGAGCTGATGGCAATGCCCCCAAGCGACGGGTTTAGCTGCATACAGTCCTCCTTTGCCTCCCCGTCAGTAGCCGGGACCCCCTCTGAGGAGTCCCTGGGACCCCTGAGGACACAGGGAccaaaacagattgtgagactAGGACACAGGACCAAGATACAGAGACCAGGAGACCAGTACACAGAGATCAGGACGGACTGTGAGACCAGTTCAGAGTGGACGAAGAGATCAGGATGCAGAGACAAGAACTAAGAGACCAGGAGACAAAGACCAGAACATAGAGACCGAGACGGATTGTGACACCAGCAAACAGAGActaggagacagagagaccagGAGGCAGAGACCAGTTCAGAGTACTGTACGGAGAGTTCGGGACAATGAGACaggaacaaagagacaaagaccaGGACTTGCATTCATGTAGATCCAGACTGTCTCTGGGTCCTGGTTCAGTTGGTCTCTAAATGTGGGCTGTGATGTCAGAGAGCCTCTTACCTCCCCCCAGAGTCTTCCTGCTGACTCTGCGGTCTGCTGGCTCTTCGAGGACCACCGCCCCCATGCTCCCTGCTGAAGGGCTGGTTCAGGGACAGGAACTCGGGTCGGTCCAGGACATTGTTCCGGTCTCTGGCACGGGACCGGGCCTGGCTGCTGGGCATGACGGACGGAGGTGAGACGGGTGTTTGTAGTGGAACGGGTGGGCCGGGTGGGAGACTCTTGAGGGATACTGCTATTAATAGAAGAGCTGGAGTTCTTCTGGTGACACCTGATCAGcgactacacacacatacatgtacacacacacatacatgtacacacacacgtacatgtacacacacacgtacatgtacacacacacgtacatgtatacacatacgtacatgtatacacacatacatgtacacacatacatgtatacacacatacatgtacacacatacatgtatacacacacatacatgtacacacacacgtacatgtacacacacacatacatgtacacacacacgtacatgtatacacatacgtacatgtacacacatacatgtatacacacatacatgtacacacatacatgtatacacacatacatgtacacacatacatgtatacacacacgtacatgtacacacacatgtacacacacaaacgtatacacacacacgtacatgtacacacacacatacatgtacacacacacgtacatgtacacacgtacatgtatacacacatacatgtatacacacacatacatgtatacacacgtacatgtatacacacacgtacatgtatacacaaacacatacatgtacacacacacacgtacatgtacacacacacgtacatgtacacacacatacatgtatacacacacgtacatgtatacacacacatacatgtatacacacacgtacatgtatacacacatacatgtatacacacatacatgtatacacaaacacatacatgtatacacacgtacatgtacacaaacacatacatgtataaaCACACGTACACGTAAAAAAACAATCCCAGAGTTAAAAGTGGATTTTAatctaaaaatataaaatctgcaaccgaaaaaCGTAATAACAGAAATGAGACTTAAGGGAAGAAAGAAACATGAAGAATATCAAATACCTTTTGTTCACGTGTTGTAATTTTAAATGTTCAGGATCAAACCGTCTGACCCGGATCGGCCGGTGGGGGCGCAGCGGAGCAGCCCGACCCGCCAGCGGACTACGACCTGCGGGAAGAAGAACGGCCGTTCGTCGGTCGTCTCTCCGGTTTTTGACCCGTTAAAACTATCccggtctccatggcaacccgCCGCCCGGTGCAGGTGTACCTGGACCTCCTGTCCCAGCCCTGCAGGGCGCTGCACGTCCTGCTGAGCTGCACCGGCGTCCCGCACACGGTCCGCTCCGTGGCCCTGCGCAAAGGTGAGCTCCCGGTGACCGGCTCTCTACCGGGCCGGTGACCCGGTCTCTACCGGGCCGGTGACCGGGTCTCTACCGGGCCGGTGACCCGGTCTCTACCGGGCCGGTGACCCGGTCTCTACCGGGCCGGTGAAAGGCTCCGTGTCGTTCAGCATTTGAACCTTTGAAGTTCTTCTACTTCCGTGACCTTTCACCCGGAGAACCTTGCCCACTGTTTGTGTTTCGCGCTGATCGATTTTAAGAGTTCGTCGTGTTTATGGTGCGTTCACGCCAAAAGCGGAGCCAGTAAAGCGGAGTACTGCGCTTCACTTGGTTCGGGTTCATGACGtcatccgtcgccgcacacagGTGGAACGTCACCGAAgcgcgtctggatgactgcggcttcAGACTGATGACTGATgcgttacacacacactaactcacaggcgttctgtgtgtgtgtgtgtgtgtgtgtgtgtgtgtgtgtggccgtttAATAACGTGACGCAGCAGGACGccggtgatgacgagcggagcatctcaacgctgattggctttcgaTAGACAGCGTCGGGCGAATTATTCGCTTCCAGCGATTTATTCGCTTCGGCCGTTTAAAATTCGCCTCATTGGCGACCAGAGACGCGCCTGCGCGTTGACTCTACTCGCCGAATAAGTctcttcgcttttggtgtgaacgcaaaCGTTCCGTATTTGACGTGGATGAGAACATATTGGAGGTCACGTGTTGATCGTTTGGGTTCTCCTTAAAGTGCCTGATTTGTGAAGGGAGTCTGGTTTCTCCTCGTGTTCACAGGAGAGAACCGGACTCCAGAATTCACAAAGTTAAACCCGATGCAGAAAGTTCCAGTGATGGAGGACAACGGGTTTGTCCTCACAGAGaggtagagacacacagacacacacacatttgtgttaTTCGTTTgcactaatgtgtgtgtgtgtgtgtgttgcagtgatgCCATCATGAAGTACCTGTGCAACAGGTACGATGTACCAGAGCACTGGTATCCACGGCAACCAGAGAGACGAGCCAGAGTGGACGAGTACACGGCCTGGCATCACACCAACACACGACCCCACGCCGCCAGAGTGTTCATACTGGAGGTCCgtctgtccctgtccctgtccctgtctcCACCCGCCTGTCTCACACTCCAGCCGTTTGTGTCTCAGGTGCTGCTCCCGTCTCAGACTGGCTCTCCGGTGGACGAGGCGCGTTTGATTCGTGCCGTGTCTCAGCTGGAGGACACCCTGGACCAGCTGGAGTCCATGTTCCTGGGTCGCCAGCCCTTCCTGTGTGGCGATGACATCAGC
Coding sequences:
- the LOC120814396 gene encoding inactive phospholipid phosphatase 7 isoform X1 produces the protein MPSSQARSRARDRNNVLDRPEFLSLNQPFSREHGGGGPRRASRPQSQQEDSGGRGPRDSSEGVPATDGEAKEDCMQLNPSLGGIAISSLLAIDISLSKRLGVCVGTLGSGAPMRSMVVLLSLSGHALTWFCGVLVCLWRSDTLAEQEVLVNLLLALTLDLMTIAGVQKLVKRRGPWDFPPGFLYHVAMDTYSFPAGHASRAVMVSNFLLTHLVLAVPLRILLYLWAVLAGMSRVLLGKHHLSDVSCGFALGLLHFSLVESVWLDSDTCQTLISIGTLRWTPLI
- the LOC120814396 gene encoding inactive phospholipid phosphatase 7 isoform X2, which encodes MGPRDSSEGVPATDGEAKEDCMQLNPSLGGIAISSLLAIDISLSKRLGVCVGTLGSGAPMRSMVVLLSLSGHALTWFCGVLVCLWRSDTLAEQEVLVNLLLALTLDLMTIAGVQKLVKRRGPWDFPPGFLYHVAMDTYSFPAGHASRAVMVSNFLLTHLVLAVPLRILLYLWAVLAGMSRVLLGKHHLSDVSCGFALGLLHFSLVESVWLDSDTCQTLISIGTLRWTPLI
- the gstt2 gene encoding glutathione S-transferase theta-2 isoform X2 translates to MATRRPVQVYLDLLSQPCRALHVLLSCTGVPHTVRSVALRKGENRTPEFTKLNPMQKVPVMEDNGFVLTESDAIMKYLCNRYDVPEHWYPRQPERRARVDEYTAWHHTNTRPHAARVFILEVLLPSQTGSPVDEARLIRAVSQLEDTLDQLESMFLGRQPFLCGDDISVADLLAVCELMQPLGGGRDVMERRPQLQRWRSRVQAAVGEAFHQAHAVLYAVRERRQAKL
- the gstt2 gene encoding glutathione S-transferase theta-2 isoform X1, producing the protein MATRRPVQVYLDLLSQPCRALHVLLSCTGVPHTVRSVALRKGENRTPEFTKLNPMQKVPVMEDNGFVLTESDAIMKYLCNRYDVPEHWYPRQPERRARVDEYTAWHHTNTRPHAARVFILEVRLSLSLSLSPPACLTLQPFVSQVLLPSQTGSPVDEARLIRAVSQLEDTLDQLESMFLGRQPFLCGDDISVADLLAVCELMQPLGGGRDVMERRPQLQRWRSRVQAAVGEAFHQAHAVLYAVRERRQAKL